The following coding sequences lie in one Rutidosis leptorrhynchoides isolate AG116_Rl617_1_P2 chromosome 6, CSIRO_AGI_Rlap_v1, whole genome shotgun sequence genomic window:
- the LOC139855229 gene encoding uncharacterized protein — MVNLFPRNPMRLLTHLETLVVGYCDSIEVLFNIDLQAGYVGNSSSNSSLRSILVDDLWNLREVWRIKGGDDNNSGSGIIIRDFQGVQSLRVKNCENFRSILTPTTIYFDMGALKIIGISNYHFRDTNKQQTVPEFAIPSSLLHTSHHLSYIRFYNYDVKAVFDMKSTQSIRDLITAYNPNQLPCELNLFGMRRMTHVWKCNWNEYFMCQIQHPQSLFHNITTIYLQYCYRVNYLFSPIMVTLLSNLKKVSILNCDGIEEIVSNRDDHDDKEDENEKMTSSTTHSLTPTTLFPHLDLVTLRSLPNLKHVGGGGAEGATNFIHDHLKVPQVGFIYWSLCLYSREIRIEECHSLSSVIPSYTTGQKIKVEVMMIQDCKSMKEVFATTVDNDNGCHRSTISDHTDTSVSIPRHGNITAAHKLSNLKTLHINKCDSLEYIFTFSTLESLKKLKEIRIKCCKALKVIVRKEEEEEEEEEEEEEEEEEEEREQTTRPNKEVVVFPCLEVIELLSLSNLEGFFIGIKEFQWPLLNDVYIERCPKMTAFTRSKSIAPRLNYVKHPIFGKLTPEHYNFFMTAAALPRITSPSPTISNDEKPRSLQDIKEINVENSDSKVIVAFNELQQLQNLEKIHVKRCIWPKNIFEVALEVTDSEFNNESQTSVVKLPKLREVVLEELSWLEYLWQSNQWRQLELPNLTRLSIHNCDRLIRVFTTSMVGSFMQLQELQVTHCCAMWQIVMEDDDSERKVLPCLKSLKLEHLPRIKGFCLWEKEFLLPSLTTLVIKECPDLSVFTKGFVAATELKVIETNEGLIDIGEQDINSYIITNKQKVFG, encoded by the exons ATGGTGAATCTTTTTCCAAGGAATCCAATGCGATTACTCACTCATTTAGAAACTCTTGTAGTTGGGTACTGTGATTCCATTGAAGTGTTATTCAACATAGACCTGCAGGCCGGATATGTTGGTaacagcagcagcaacagcagctTAAGAAGTATTTTAGTTGATGATTTATGGAATTTAAGAGAGGTGTGGAGGATAAAAGGAGGAGATGATAATAATTCTGGTTCTGGTATCATCATCCGTGATTTTCAAGGCGTACAATCATTAAGAGTTAAGAACTGTGAGAATTTTAGAAGTATACTCACACCTACCACCATCTATTTTGATATGGGAGCACTTAAAATCATCGGAATTAGCAATTACCATTTCAGAGATACCAATAAACAACAG ACTGTTCCTGAATTTGCAATCCCATCATCTCTCTTACACACTTCCCATCATCTCTCTTACATTAGATTCTATAACTATGATGTGAAAGCGGTGTTTGACATGAAGAGTACTCAAAGTATTAGAGACTTGATAACAGCTTATAACCCCAATCAACTACCTTGCGAATTAAATTTGTTTGGTATGAGACGGATGACTCATGTGTGGAAGTGTAATTGGAATGAATATTTTATGTGTCAAATCCAACACCCACAATCTTTATTCCATAACATCACAACCATATATTTGCAATATTGTTATAGGGTTAATTACTTGTTTTCACCTATCATGGTGACACTGCTTTCCAACTTGAAGAAAGTCTCAATTTTGAATTGTGATGGTATAGAAGAAATTGTTTCAAACCGAGATGATCATGATGATAAAGAAGATGAAAATGAAAAGATGACATCATCTACAACTCATAGCCTAACTCCCACCACTTTGTTCCCTCATCTTGATTTAGTCACTCTTCGTAGCCTTCCAAATCTTAAgcatgttggtggtggtggtgctgAGGGTGCAACTAATTTCATTCATGATCACCTTAAG GTTCCACAAGTGGGTTTCATTTACTGGTCCTTATGTCTATACTCTCGAGAGATACGCATAGAGGAATGTCATTCTTTGTCAAGTGTGATTCCATCTTATACAACAGGGCAAAAGATAAAGGTTGAAGTGATGATGATACAAGACTGCAAGTCAATGAAAGAGGTATTTGCGACTACAGTAGACAACGACAATGGGTGTCATAGAAGTACTATCTCTGACCATACCGATACGTCTGTTTCAATTCCGAGACATGGAAACATTACTGCTGCTCATAAACTATCAAACCTCAAGACGTTGCATATCAATAAATGTGACAGTTTGGAATATATATTCACATTTTCCACACTTGAAAGCCTTAAGAAGCTCAAAGAGATAAGAATAAAATGTTGCAAGGCGTTGAAAGTGATTGtgaggaaagaagaagaagaagaagaagaagaagaagaagaagaagaagaagaagaagaagaagaaagagagCAAACTACAAGACCTAATAAGGAGGTTGTGGTGTTTCCATGTCTGGAAGTAATTGAACTGCTCTCTCTGTCAAACCTTGAAGGTTTCTTCATAGGGATAAAAGAATTCCAATGGCCACTTCTGAATGATGTTTACATTGAACGATGCCCCAAAATGACGGCTTTCACACGTAGTAAGTCAATAGCTCCGAGGCTCAACTACGTGAAACATCCAATCTTTGGTAAATTGACTCCTGAACATTATAACTTCTTTATGACGGCTGCTGCTTTACCTCGG ATCACATCCCCGAGCCCTACAATTTCAAATGATGAGAAACCTCGCTCTTTACAAGATATTAAAGAGATAAATGTGGAAAACTCAGATAGCAAAGTGATCGTTGCATTCAACGAGTTGCAACAACTACAAAATCTTGAAAAGATTCATGTAAAGAGGTGTATTTGGCcaaagaatatttttgaagtagcatTGGAAGTGACAGAtagtgaatttaacaacgaatcacAAACTAGTGTTGTGAAACTTCCAAAACTAAGAGAGGTGGTCTTAGAAGAGCTAAGCTGGTTGGAATATCTATGGCAGAGCAATCAGTGGAGACAGCTGGAGCTACCGAACCTGACAAGACTTTCTATTCATAATTGCGATAGATTAATACGTGTATTTACAACTTCGATGGTTGGTAGTTTCATGCAACTCCAAGAGCTGCAGGTAACACATTGCTGTGCAATGTGGCAAATTGTCATGGAAGATGATGACTCTGAGAGAAAAGTGTTACCTTGTCTAAAGTCTTTAAAACTTGAACATCTTCCACGTATAAAAGGATTTTGCTTATGGGAGAAGGAGTTTTTGTTGCCATCATTGACTACCTTGGTAATCAAAGAATGTCCGGATCTATCAGTTTTCACCAAGGGGTTTGTGGCTGCTACAGAGCTAAAAGTAATAGAGACAAATGAAGGCTTGATTGATATAGGGGAACAAGACATCAACTCCTATATAATTACCAATAAACAAAAGGTATTTGGTTAA
- the LOC139855230 gene encoding disease resistance protein At4g27190-like, whose amino-acid sequence MDVVAPVVTPVVDSIMGVIKRHVGYVVSSTQNVNEMHTNIEELNAMARDMKTKEETNVANNLRVPEYVPTWLTEVKKIYEKVRNVPTGGTGCFNIKARYTAGKRSSDILKDIDRLKKQRSEIIWSDEQRPLGKVRSTIPYASDPVANDIDTQNVIKTSRELMFDDALKALEPNNKCQMIALCGMGGIGKTTMMEQLKKVAEDRRMFDWVLKVVIGENKNQINIQDAVAEYIGQPLTEKDKYTRAERLRKKFEGISEDGKKKILVILDDLWEEMDLKDIGLTTPLPKGFKLLLTSRKEKVCTTMGVETDSIFKIARLDEREAKNMFWQIARINPDRDRDLFRIGEDILKKCDGLPMAIKTIASTLKDDEDKETWENALDRIRDESSHYLKDIFVISYNNLKDDDEKAIFLLSGLFPDDHNIRIEDLTRYGWGLKLFNNLNSISKARRRVKACVGNLISSNLLIESDTRGCVKIHDLVRDFVLSNFSNVKQASLVNDDNISDQLRKDSYERLLLKCRGMVELPADFNHPNLALLSLMGRGEVSKSPEDFYTRMEKLRVVAYEGIYKPLLPRRLTTLRTLCLDSCKLLGDISFLGDLINLEVLSLAFCGISNLPSAIGNLKRLKLLDLTGCVNLRVDDGVFQSLDKLAELYIRNQPGNPVRFTEDSCEGLKMVSCNLITLELEFFRNILQPKNVSFKKLERFRISMGAQIKKFTFEKALKLVVSCEEILECKINELFERTEELELSVNGMSCLEDISKHPSQHSFCNLKLLEVYKCADLTSIFTVNVVSSLMKLESLTVSECPLLESLVNGESSGANNAIKFQKLKLLKLEKLPRFVSLCGGYQVSIDLPQLMELNMSSLPNVTSIFSENATEISATTQLLLKTEVLIPKLERLIINHMMDLKEIWCGITTTGSLEEVWNISMLREIEVISCDNMVNLFPRNPMRLLTHLQTLDVRYCSSIEVLFNIDLQGSIGNGDMV is encoded by the exons ATGGATGTTGTGGCTCCAGTTGTCACACCCGTTGTTGATTCTATAATGGGAGTCATTAAGCGACACGTAGGCTATGTGGTTTCCTCCACACAGAATGTTAATGAGATGCATACAAATATCGAGGAATTGAATGCCATGGCTCGTGATATGAAGACAAAGGAGGAGACGAATGTTGCAAACAATCTTAGGGTACCTGAATATGTACCAACATGGTTGAcagaagtaaaaaaaatatatgaaaaagTAAGAAATGTTCCAACTGGTGGAACTGGTTGCTTCAACATAAAGGCGAGATACACAGCAGGTAAACGGTCATCTGACATCCTCAAGGATATTGATCGTCTCAAGAAACAAAGATCTGAAATCATATGGAGTGATGAACAAAGGCCTCTTGGTAAAGTTCGCTCAACAATTCCTTATGCCTCTGATCCAGTTGCTAATGATATTGATACACAAAATGTTATCAAGACGAGTAGAGAGTTGATGTTCGATGATGCATTGAAAGCCCTCGAACCAAATAATAAGTGCCAAATGATAGCTCTGTGTGGGATGGGTGGTATAGGGAAGACCACGATGATGGAACAACTGAAAAAGGTTGCGGaggataggagaatgtttgattggGTGCTGAAGGTGGTTATCGGGGAAaacaaaaatcaaataaatatacaaGATGCTGTAGCAGAGTACATTGGTCAGCCTCTAACTGAAAAAGATAAATATACGAGGGCTGAGCGTCTTCGTAAGAAGTTTGAAGGGATTTCAGAAGATGGTAAAAAGAAGATACTGGTTATACTAGATGATCTTTGGGAGGAGATGGACCTCAAAGATATTGGGTTAACGACTCCCTTGCCAAAAGGTTTTAAATTGTTACTCACATCACGCAAGGAAAAAGTTTGCACTACAATGGGTGTCGAAACTGATTCTATTTTCAAAATTGCTCGCTTAGATGAACGTGAAGCGAAAAACATGTTCTGGCAAATTGCAAGAATAAATCCAGATCGTGATCGCGACCTCTTTAGGATCGGTGAGGATATTTTAAAGAAATGTGATGGTTTGCCCATGGCCATAAAAACCATTGCCTCTACTCTTAAAGATGATGAAGATAAGGAAACATGGGAAAATGCACTTGATCGTATCCGGGACGAAAGTTCTCATTACCTTAAAGATATTTTTGTGATTAGCTACAACAATCTCAAAGATGATGATGAGAAGGCAATTTTTCTTCTTAGTGGTTTGTTCCCTGATGACCATAATATTCGTATAGAGGACTTGACGAGGTATGGATGGGGGTTGAAGCTGTTTAATAATTTGAACAGTATTTCAAAAGCAAGACGTCGGGTGAAAGCTTGTGTTGGTAATCTCATAAGTTCAAACTTGTTGATTGAAAGTGATACCAGAGGATGTGTcaagattcatgatctcgtacgtgattttgttttaagcaattttTCAAATGTTAAGCAAGCTTCGCTTGTTAACGATGATAATATCTCAGATCAACTTAGAAAAGATTCGTacgaaagattattattaaagtGCCGAGGTATGGTTGAGCTTCCTGCAGATTTTAATCACCCGAACCTTGCACTTCTGAGCCTAATGGGCAGAGGGGAGGTAAGCAAGTCTCCAGAAGATTTTTATACAAGAATGGAGAAACTTCGAGTGGTGGCTTATGAGGGTATATATAAACCGTTGCTTCCGCGGCGCTTAACTACCCTTCGAACGTTATGTCTTGATTCATGCAAATTGTTGGGCGATATCTCTTTCCTCGGAGATCTTATTAATTTGGAAGTACTCAGTTTGGCTTTTTGTGGCATCTCGAATCTACCATCTGCCATAGGGAATCTAAAAAGGCTGAAGTTACTAGATTTGACCGGATGTGTTAACCTTCGTGTTGATGATGGCGTCTTTCAAAGTTTAGACAAACTTGCAGAGCTCTATATCAGAAATCAACCTGGAAACCCTGTTAGGTTTACAGAAGATAGTTGTGAAGGGCTCAAGATGGTTTCATGTAACCTCATTACATTAGAATTAGAATTCTTCAGAAATATTCTGCAGCCGAAGAATGTGTCCTTTAAGAAACTTGAAAGGTTTAGGATATCTATGGGTGCTCAAATTAAAAAGTTCACTTTTGAAAAAGCATTAAAACTTGTTGTTAGCTGTGAAGAGATTCTAGAATGCAAAATAAATGAGCTGTTTGAGAGAACAGAGGAACTTGAATTAAGTGTGAATGGAATGAGTTGTCTTGAAGATATTTcgaagcatccttctcaacattccTTTTGCAATTTAAAGCTCCTTGAAGTTTATAAATGTGCTGACTTGACAAGCATCTTCACAGTTAATGTGGTAAGTAGTCTGATGAAATTGGAGAGCCTAACAGTATCAGAGTGTCCTCTTCTTGAatcacttgtaaatggtgagagtAGTGGAGCTAATAACGCGATTAAGTTTCAAAAGCTAAAgcttttgaaattggagaaattacCAAGGTTTGTAAGTTTGTGTGGTGGTTACCAAGTCTCTATAGATCTTCCCCAACTTATGGAGTTAAATATGTCTAGCCTTCCAAATGTGACTAGTATTTTTTCTGAAAATGCTACTGAAATTTCTGCGACAACGCAACTACTCCTGAAAACAGAG GTTCTGATTCCAAAGTTGGAGAGATTGATAATCAATCATATGATGGATTTGAAGGAGATATGGTGTGGTATTACTACTACGGGTAGTTTGGAGGAAGTTTGGAATATTTCCATGTTGAGAGAGATTGAAGTGATTAGTTGTGATAACATGGTGAATCTTTTTCCAAGGAATCCAATGCGATTACTCACTCATTTACAAACTCTTGATGTTAGATATTGTAGTTCCATTGAAGTGTTATTCAACATAGACTTGCAGGGAAGTATTGGTAATGGAGATATGGTGTGA